In Paenibacillus phoenicis, one genomic interval encodes:
- a CDS encoding MFS transporter encodes MKRSFFWLWSSQTLSNMADVLYIVAFITLVLDQTGSIIFATLVPFIRVSSQLISSLLAPLVIARFRLTTILSISQGGQFLLFSLLALYVSPWVGGTAPGILYGIILVISFLDGWTTPARNALIPRLVQDDTLLKANSMIAATDQIIQFAGWALSGVVVAKFGSFPVLVAVAGAYGIAMLATTRIVDPIGGEPRNATSMAAYGDRGSKRVISHWETLKEGWITLLRLPRLRALTCMEMTELLGSSVWSGAFLLVFVRDILHRDESWWGYINAGYFAGAVLGGILIVALVNKLEYRLYPALWIGMLGYAVLTFAFALNTSAVLTLGIVLLIGPFAELVGVARQTYTQRSADPDQLPKVLSAQAALQNFLFGISLLLMSFVAEGVGIVYVYLLAGGWSLLSVFIGVRHRQLFHQPAQNESGWYN; translated from the coding sequence ATGAAACGGTCCTTTTTTTGGTTATGGAGTTCGCAGACCTTGTCCAACATGGCGGACGTCCTGTATATTGTCGCTTTTATTACGCTGGTACTGGATCAGACTGGATCCATCATCTTTGCGACATTAGTTCCTTTTATTCGGGTAAGCTCCCAGTTGATCAGCAGCTTGCTGGCTCCCTTGGTGATTGCCAGATTTCGACTGACCACAATATTATCGATATCGCAAGGCGGTCAGTTTCTGTTGTTTTCGTTGCTCGCATTATATGTCTCCCCATGGGTTGGCGGAACTGCCCCGGGCATTCTGTATGGAATAATCTTGGTGATTTCCTTCCTCGACGGATGGACGACACCGGCGAGGAACGCGTTGATTCCCAGGTTGGTTCAGGACGATACTTTGCTGAAAGCGAATAGTATGATCGCGGCGACGGATCAAATCATCCAGTTTGCAGGGTGGGCACTCAGCGGTGTGGTTGTGGCGAAGTTTGGTTCGTTTCCGGTTCTTGTTGCGGTTGCTGGAGCTTACGGAATCGCCATGTTGGCTACGACCCGAATCGTAGATCCGATCGGAGGGGAACCTCGAAATGCAACATCTATGGCAGCATATGGAGATAGGGGATCCAAACGGGTCATCTCTCATTGGGAAACGTTAAAAGAGGGGTGGATCACCCTATTGCGATTGCCAAGATTGCGCGCATTAACCTGCATGGAGATGACGGAACTGTTAGGCAGTTCGGTATGGTCGGGGGCATTTTTGCTTGTGTTTGTGCGCGATATTTTACACCGGGATGAATCGTGGTGGGGGTATATCAACGCCGGTTATTTTGCCGGGGCCGTATTAGGCGGAATATTGATTGTAGCTCTGGTAAACAAGCTGGAGTATCGGTTGTACCCTGCGCTATGGATCGGTATGCTTGGATATGCCGTCTTGACCTTTGCCTTTGCGCTAAACACTTCCGCTGTTTTGACGCTGGGTATTGTGCTCTTGATAGGTCCGTTTGCCGAACTAGTCGGAGTTGCCCGCCAAACGTATACGCAACGCAGCGCCGATCCGGATCAGTTGCCCAAAGTGCTGTCAGCCCAAGCCGCGTTGCAGAATTTCCTGTTTGGGATATCTCTGCTGCTCATGAGTTTCGTCGCGGAGGGGGTAGGAATTGTCTACGTTTACTTGCTGGCGGGGGGATGGAGCCTACTTTCGGTCTTCATCGGTGTACGACATCGTCAGTTATTCCATCAACCTGCACAAAACGAATCGGGATGGTATAATTAG
- a CDS encoding TIR domain-containing protein, with protein sequence MTKPNVFIGSSREAMDIANGIHAQINRYAQVTPWYAGAFEGNDYTMESLEKQLHKNDFGVFIFAPDDIALYRGKFVFITRDNTLFEMGLFWGRLGRRRVFAIIPQEIRERDDLIQGENVSEYHLLSDLQGLTLLRYEVRTDGNEEAAVAVACRSLIKAILAEGVYRDPHVEIARMEMELERKRRILHLFWTYNKNITVPDEQDRYNGLSEAIRTSIIPPPGYLVTGAALWKVQGDEGIGQVGGNVGKGRFFTFQENQERVESGQQPIYVLDAYLTAKWAFFNRLEVEQVYILCYPLGREHVLSVHFSGRHHLTDEQLGIIVSDNNELLRTIDYILGGDSI encoded by the coding sequence GTGACCAAGCCGAACGTCTTTATTGGATCCTCACGGGAAGCGATGGATATCGCGAACGGGATCCACGCTCAGATCAACCGATATGCCCAGGTAACTCCATGGTATGCCGGCGCATTTGAAGGCAATGATTACACGATGGAATCGCTGGAGAAGCAACTCCATAAGAATGATTTTGGGGTTTTCATCTTTGCGCCGGATGACATCGCTTTATATCGAGGGAAATTTGTTTTCATCACCCGGGACAACACGCTTTTTGAGATGGGGTTGTTTTGGGGGAGACTCGGGCGAAGGCGAGTATTTGCCATCATCCCGCAGGAGATCAGAGAGAGGGATGATCTGATCCAAGGGGAGAACGTTTCAGAATATCATCTCTTATCCGACCTTCAAGGCTTGACGTTACTGAGATATGAGGTGCGAACGGATGGGAATGAGGAGGCTGCGGTTGCCGTTGCCTGCCGTTCACTGATTAAAGCGATCCTGGCCGAAGGTGTGTACCGTGATCCCCACGTTGAAATCGCAAGAATGGAAATGGAGCTGGAGCGCAAACGCCGGATCCTTCATCTTTTTTGGACCTATAATAAAAATATAACCGTCCCCGATGAACAGGATCGTTACAACGGTTTAAGCGAGGCGATTCGGACGTCGATTATTCCTCCTCCGGGGTATCTGGTTACCGGTGCTGCGCTTTGGAAGGTACAGGGAGATGAGGGGATTGGGCAAGTCGGCGGCAACGTAGGGAAAGGCCGATTTTTCACCTTTCAGGAGAACCAAGAGCGAGTGGAGTCCGGCCAGCAGCCGATCTACGTGTTAGATGCGTATTTAACCGCAAAATGGGCTTTCTTTAACCGGCTTGAAGTTGAACAGGTATACATCCTATGCTATCCTTTAGGTAGAGAGCATGTGCTGTCGGTTCATTTTTCCGGCAGGCATCACTTGACCGACGAGCAGTTAGGCATCATTGTATCCGATAATAATGAACTCTTACGAACCATTGATTATATCCTTGGAGGGGATTCGATATGA
- a CDS encoding metallophosphoesterase family protein: protein MRIGVISDTHIPRRGVELPAKLRQTFRTCDMILHLGDWVTMEVYEQLKTIAPVEGVAGNNDPNDIIRKFGWHKILELGGRRIGLTHGHLPGGGHGAKNNAERVFAGQPVDAVLFGHSHKPYLAKSGGVLWFNPGSPTDKRREPKYSFGVLEITPQAIQAQHIYLDAKK, encoded by the coding sequence ATGCGGATCGGAGTCATATCGGATACGCATATCCCGCGCCGCGGAGTGGAACTGCCCGCGAAGCTGCGGCAAACCTTCCGCACCTGCGACATGATTCTCCACCTGGGGGATTGGGTGACGATGGAGGTATACGAGCAGTTAAAAACGATAGCGCCGGTTGAGGGTGTGGCAGGAAACAATGACCCAAACGACATTATCCGTAAGTTTGGTTGGCATAAAATTCTCGAGCTGGGCGGCAGACGGATCGGACTGACGCACGGCCATCTCCCCGGCGGCGGGCACGGGGCTAAGAACAATGCGGAGCGCGTCTTTGCTGGCCAACCGGTAGACGCCGTGCTGTTTGGCCACTCGCACAAGCCTTACCTTGCGAAAAGCGGTGGCGTCTTGTGGTTTAATCCCGGGTCGCCTACCGACAAACGGCGGGAACCCAAATACAGCTTTGGCGTGCTTGAGATCACTCCCCAAGCGATCCAGGCGCAACATATTTATTTAGATGCCAAAAAGTAG
- a CDS encoding DUF7916 family protein — protein MKRILDCRASDFRQMDREALRGAILAAEGRTVMAETVVTSQPLLPEITNAELAKAFGADMILLNVFDVFHPQIRGIEPRDLFAPDRGSGEPGPSARNPIAELQRLTGLPVGINLEPVDASADAVEGLHELPEGRQATAQSLAEAKRLGVDFVCLTGNPKTGVTHERILHAIHVAKREFGGLIIAGKMHGAGTRGSVLDGEAAIKFVEAGADVVLLPAPGTVPGVREEELARVIAEVKARGALVLAAIGTSQEGADESTVREIALSAKRAGADIVHIGDAGFAGMAIPENIQAVSIAIRGRRHTYVRMAASPLR, from the coding sequence ATGAAACGGATATTGGACTGCCGGGCTTCGGATTTTCGCCAAATGGATCGCGAAGCTCTAAGGGGAGCAATTTTGGCAGCGGAAGGGCGAACGGTGATGGCGGAAACGGTGGTTACGTCCCAGCCGCTGCTGCCCGAGATCACCAATGCGGAGCTTGCCAAAGCTTTTGGCGCGGACATGATCCTGCTGAACGTCTTTGACGTGTTTCACCCGCAGATTCGCGGCATAGAGCCGCGGGATTTGTTTGCGCCGGATCGCGGCAGTGGGGAGCCCGGGCCGAGCGCGCGAAATCCGATCGCGGAGCTGCAACGATTAACGGGACTGCCAGTCGGCATCAATTTAGAGCCGGTCGACGCGTCGGCCGATGCGGTTGAAGGGCTTCACGAGCTGCCCGAAGGACGGCAGGCAACCGCTCAGAGCTTGGCCGAAGCCAAGCGGCTTGGCGTGGATTTCGTATGCCTTACAGGCAACCCGAAAACCGGAGTGACCCATGAACGCATCCTGCACGCGATCCATGTGGCAAAACGGGAATTCGGCGGTTTGATCATCGCTGGCAAAATGCATGGCGCTGGTACTCGCGGCAGCGTGCTGGACGGCGAGGCTGCGATCAAGTTCGTTGAAGCCGGCGCGGACGTCGTGCTGCTGCCAGCTCCGGGGACCGTTCCGGGCGTGCGCGAGGAGGAGCTGGCCCGGGTCATTGCGGAAGTCAAGGCGCGGGGGGCCTTGGTTTTGGCGGCGATCGGCACAAGTCAGGAAGGCGCGGACGAATCGACGGTGCGAGAGATTGCTCTCAGCGCCAAACGTGCCGGCGCCGACATTGTACACATCGGGGATGCCGGTTTCGCGGGCATGGCCATCCCAGAAAATATCCAAGCGGTATCAATCGCCATCCGCGGGCGGCGGCACACCTATGTGCGTATGGCCGCTTCGCCGTTGAGGTAA
- a CDS encoding Gfo/Idh/MocA family protein, with protein MRIGIIGLGDIAQKAYLPVITAREDIELVLSTRNQETLSKLAAKYRIPETVSSVDELVKSGVDAAFVHSATESHPAIVEQLIENGIHVYVDKPIAYHYEESKRLSELAEKKGVLLMTGFNRRFAPMNAALKEQPDRRLVLLQKNRTPSPDYARLFVLDDYIHVVDTLRFLAPGEVRNFHVSTRVQEGKLYHVTLQLEGDGFTCIGIMNRDSGANDEILEVMSPGQTWRVDGLNTTEHFAGGEAKRLTFKDWDPVLYRRGFVQIIDHFIRCVREGGEPAISLQDSLETHRLCEEIVKSAEANGAVAWERPL; from the coding sequence ATGCGCATCGGAATCATCGGACTCGGCGATATCGCGCAAAAAGCGTATTTGCCGGTCATTACGGCGAGGGAGGACATCGAACTCGTCTTGAGTACACGAAATCAGGAGACGCTGTCTAAGCTGGCAGCAAAATACCGCATCCCGGAAACGGTGAGCAGCGTGGACGAGCTGGTGAAATCCGGCGTGGATGCTGCATTCGTCCATTCGGCGACGGAGTCCCATCCGGCGATTGTGGAGCAACTGATTGAGAACGGAATCCACGTCTACGTGGATAAGCCGATCGCTTATCATTATGAGGAGTCTAAACGGCTCAGCGAACTAGCGGAGAAGAAAGGCGTGCTGCTCATGACCGGCTTTAACCGCCGGTTCGCCCCGATGAACGCGGCCCTGAAGGAACAGCCGGACCGCCGGCTCGTGCTGTTGCAGAAAAACCGCACCCCTTCGCCCGACTATGCTCGCCTTTTCGTGCTGGACGATTATATCCATGTGGTGGATACGCTGCGGTTTTTGGCACCGGGTGAAGTCCGGAACTTTCACGTCTCGACTCGAGTGCAGGAGGGGAAGCTGTACCATGTCACGCTCCAGTTGGAAGGTGACGGCTTTACCTGCATCGGCATCATGAACCGCGATTCGGGGGCCAACGATGAAATCCTGGAGGTGATGAGCCCCGGCCAGACATGGCGGGTGGACGGACTGAACACGACGGAGCATTTTGCCGGCGGCGAAGCGAAACGGTTGACCTTTAAGGACTGGGATCCGGTGTTGTACCGGCGGGGGTTCGTACAGATCATCGATCATTTTATCCGCTGTGTTCGCGAAGGAGGGGAACCGGCCATCTCGCTGCAAGATTCGCTGGAAACCCATCGGCTGTGCGAGGAGATTGTGAAGAGCGCTGAGGCGAACGGCGCTGTGGCTTGGGAACGGCCGCTTTGA
- a CDS encoding glycoside hydrolase family 13 protein — MKRTWWKESVVYQIYPISFKDSNGDGVGDLRGILSKLDYLQDLGVDVVWICPIYQSPGHDNGYDISDYYKIDPAFGTMEDFDELLEALHARGMKLMMDLVLNHTSDEHPWFLESRKSKDNPKRDYYIWRKGKNGGPPNNWESYFSGSVWEYDERTDEYYLHLYSKHQPDLNWENPSVIRELHDMVKWWLQKGVDGFRFDAIAHIAKAKGLPDADNPEQRPTVRAYELFSNLDDVHTLLQNLYDNVLYYYDIMTVGETSGLGPEQALNYVGDDRRELNMTFQFEHMFLDAGSAGSGKWDVVPWKLTDLKEVITRWQTVLHGRGWNANYLCNHDQPRSVSRFGSDQEPYRIPSAKMLGTFLHMLEGTPYIYQGEEIGMTNAVFDSIDDYRDVETLNYYEEQRRNGVPEADILRAIHLKSRDNARTPMQWDAGPQAGFTTAESAWIRVNPNHDRINVEEAIRNPDSIYHYYKKLIRLRKEHAVIVYGEYELLLPDHPQIYAFTRRLETSCLLVILNFSSEEPVFEWPSEAVEPKDIELLISNYAPREHEDVLNLPLRPYEARVYLKRY, encoded by the coding sequence ATGAAGCGGACTTGGTGGAAGGAAAGCGTCGTGTACCAAATCTATCCGATCAGCTTCAAGGATTCGAATGGGGACGGGGTGGGTGACCTGCGCGGGATCCTGTCCAAGCTGGATTATTTGCAAGATCTTGGGGTCGACGTCGTTTGGATCTGTCCGATCTATCAATCGCCTGGGCATGATAACGGCTATGATATTAGCGATTATTATAAGATCGATCCCGCATTTGGCACGATGGAGGACTTCGATGAGCTGTTGGAAGCGTTGCACGCGCGCGGAATGAAGCTAATGATGGATCTGGTGCTGAATCACACTTCGGACGAGCATCCCTGGTTCTTGGAATCTCGGAAGTCCAAGGATAATCCGAAGCGGGATTATTACATCTGGCGAAAGGGTAAAAACGGCGGCCCGCCGAACAACTGGGAGTCGTATTTCAGCGGTTCGGTTTGGGAGTATGACGAGCGTACCGATGAATATTACTTACATTTGTATTCCAAGCATCAGCCTGACTTGAACTGGGAAAATCCGTCCGTCATCCGCGAGCTGCATGACATGGTCAAGTGGTGGCTTCAAAAAGGCGTGGACGGCTTCCGGTTCGATGCCATTGCGCATATCGCCAAGGCGAAAGGACTGCCGGATGCAGACAATCCGGAGCAGAGACCGACGGTTCGGGCTTACGAGCTATTTTCGAACCTGGACGATGTACATACACTTCTGCAAAACTTGTACGATAACGTGTTGTATTACTATGACATTATGACCGTAGGCGAAACGTCGGGGCTAGGTCCGGAGCAGGCGTTGAATTATGTTGGCGATGACCGTCGTGAGCTGAATATGACGTTTCAGTTCGAGCATATGTTTCTGGATGCGGGCTCTGCGGGCAGCGGCAAATGGGACGTCGTTCCGTGGAAGCTGACGGACTTAAAGGAAGTCATCACTCGCTGGCAGACTGTGCTGCACGGGCGGGGGTGGAACGCCAATTATTTGTGCAACCATGACCAGCCGCGCTCGGTTTCCCGTTTTGGGAGCGATCAGGAACCTTACCGCATTCCGTCCGCTAAAATGCTGGGGACCTTCCTTCATATGCTGGAAGGGACGCCGTACATTTATCAAGGCGAGGAAATCGGCATGACGAACGCGGTCTTTGATTCAATTGACGATTATCGTGACGTGGAGACGCTCAACTACTATGAGGAGCAGCGAAGAAACGGTGTTCCGGAGGCGGACATCCTGCGGGCGATTCATCTAAAAAGCCGGGATAACGCCCGTACCCCCATGCAATGGGATGCCGGACCGCAAGCCGGGTTTACCACTGCCGAATCCGCCTGGATCCGGGTGAATCCCAATCACGATCGGATTAATGTCGAGGAAGCGATCCGTAACCCCGATTCGATCTACCATTACTACAAAAAGCTGATTCGCTTAAGAAAAGAACATGCCGTGATCGTCTACGGCGAATACGAGCTGCTGCTCCCCGATCATCCGCAGATATATGCGTTTACCCGGAGGTTGGAAACGAGCTGTTTGTTGGTGATCCTGAATTTTAGTTCCGAGGAGCCGGTATTCGAATGGCCTTCTGAGGCGGTGGAGCCGAAGGACATCGAACTGTTAATCTCCAACTACGCTCCACGGGAGCACGAGGATGTATTGAACTTACCGCTGCGCCCCTATGAAGCAAGGGTTTATTTGAAACGATATTGA